One genomic region from Deinococcus apachensis DSM 19763 encodes:
- a CDS encoding dipeptide/oligopeptide/nickel ABC transporter permease/ATP-binding protein, whose amino-acid sequence MTVIPVNRTPRPRFNVSGLRLVLRSPQAAAGAAILLIVLLMGLFAPLLTPYDPSSQDFGTWLKPSAQHPLGTTALGQDILAQLLYGSRLTLLIGVATGLVATAIGTTLGLAAAYFGGRTDEIINTVINVFLVLPGLPLLIVAAAFLRGGGAWPIILVISLTGWAFGARVLRGQAMALRGRDFVQAAIATGEGPGRIIFAEMLPNLAGLIAANFFSTALYAILSAAGLSFLGVGDVGINTWGTMLYWAQARGALLQGAWWWFAPPGLGIALLGTACALLNFGIDEITNPKANHANKATRVLRRGKAPKVVAPQPEGPLLSIRHLDAGYVTPKGPVRAVRDVSLSVKPGEFVGLAGESGCGKSTLAFAATRLLDPPGAVFGGEAVLAGQDLLAMTPEELRRVRWKDYSLVFQASMNILNPVIKIREQVYDAMQAHGVRDKARLDARARELFRLVGIRESYLDAYPHQLSGGMKQRVVIAIALALEPKLVVMDEPTTALDVVVQRQILQEIDEVRRELGIAIIFITHDLSLLVEMSDRIAIMYAGEIVEEAPAREIYQHPKHPYTRRLMTAFPPLSGERERREGIPGRPPPLSQDIPYCPFFDRCPSRMPGLCDVKKPANVEVEPGHRVACFLHSPAVKEEGHALASD is encoded by the coding sequence ATGACCGTCATTCCCGTAAACCGCACGCCCAGGCCCAGGTTCAACGTGAGCGGCCTGCGCCTCGTGCTGCGCTCGCCGCAGGCCGCGGCGGGGGCGGCCATCCTGCTGATCGTGCTGCTGATGGGCCTTTTCGCGCCGCTGCTGACCCCCTACGATCCCAGCTCACAGGATTTCGGCACGTGGCTCAAACCCTCGGCGCAGCACCCCCTGGGCACGACCGCGCTGGGGCAGGACATCCTGGCGCAACTGCTGTACGGCTCGCGGCTCACGCTGCTGATCGGCGTCGCCACGGGGCTGGTGGCGACCGCCATCGGCACGACGCTGGGCCTCGCCGCCGCCTATTTTGGGGGCCGTACTGACGAGATCATCAACACGGTCATCAACGTCTTCCTGGTCCTGCCCGGGTTGCCGCTGCTCATCGTCGCCGCGGCCTTCCTGCGGGGGGGCGGGGCGTGGCCGATCATCCTGGTGATCTCGCTGACAGGCTGGGCCTTCGGGGCGAGGGTGCTGCGCGGGCAGGCGATGGCCCTCCGGGGCCGGGACTTCGTGCAGGCCGCCATCGCCACCGGGGAGGGGCCGGGCCGCATCATCTTCGCGGAGATGCTGCCCAACCTCGCGGGCCTGATCGCCGCCAACTTCTTCTCCACGGCGCTGTACGCCATCCTCAGCGCGGCGGGCCTCTCCTTTCTCGGTGTGGGCGACGTGGGGATCAACACCTGGGGCACGATGCTGTACTGGGCGCAGGCCAGGGGTGCCCTGCTGCAGGGCGCGTGGTGGTGGTTCGCCCCCCCCGGCCTCGGCATCGCCCTGCTGGGCACCGCCTGCGCGCTGCTGAACTTCGGCATCGACGAGATCACCAACCCCAAGGCCAACCACGCGAACAAGGCGACCCGGGTGCTGCGGCGCGGGAAGGCCCCGAAAGTCGTGGCGCCCCAGCCGGAGGGTCCGCTGCTCTCCATCCGCCACCTCGACGCGGGGTACGTCACTCCGAAAGGCCCGGTGCGCGCGGTGCGCGACGTGTCCCTCAGCGTGAAGCCCGGCGAGTTCGTCGGCCTGGCGGGCGAGTCGGGCTGCGGCAAGTCCACCCTGGCCTTCGCGGCGACCCGGCTCCTCGATCCGCCCGGCGCGGTGTTCGGCGGCGAGGCCGTTCTGGCGGGCCAGGACCTCCTCGCCATGACCCCCGAGGAACTGCGGCGGGTGCGCTGGAAGGACTATTCCCTCGTCTTCCAGGCGAGCATGAACATCCTCAACCCGGTCATCAAGATTCGGGAGCAGGTGTACGACGCGATGCAGGCGCACGGGGTGAGGGACAAGGCGCGGCTCGACGCGCGGGCCCGCGAACTCTTCCGCCTCGTCGGCATCCGCGAGAGCTATCTCGACGCCTACCCGCACCAGCTCTCGGGCGGGATGAAGCAGCGCGTGGTGATCGCGATTGCCCTCGCCCTCGAACCGAAACTCGTCGTGATGGACGAGCCGACGACCGCGCTCGACGTGGTGGTGCAGCGCCAGATCCTCCAGGAGATCGACGAGGTGCGGCGGGAGCTCGGCATCGCCATCATCTTCATCACCCACGACCTCTCGCTGCTCGTCGAGATGAGTGACCGCATCGCCATCATGTACGCCGGGGAGATCGTGGAGGAGGCCCCGGCGCGCGAGATCTACCAGCACCCCAAGCACCCCTACACCCGCAGGCTGATGACCGCCTTCCCGCCCCTCTCCGGCGAGCGCGAGCGGAGAGAAGGCATTCCGGGCCGACCACCGCCGCTGAGCCAGGACATCCCGTACTGCCCCTTCTTCGACCGCTGCCCGTCGCGGATGCCGGGCCTGTGCGACGTGAAGAAGCCCGCCAACGTCGAGGTCGAGCCGGGGCACCGGGTCGCCTGCTTCCTGCACTCGCCCGCCGTGAAGGAGGAGGGCCATGCTCTCGCCAGCGACTGA
- a CDS encoding ABC transporter ATP-binding protein has protein sequence MLSPATDTRMNVGTALEARGLTKVFKVGRAGKSVTAVNHVDLTIGRGEVLGLVGESGSGKSTIARLIGQLYEPTSGTMRLAGEDVPLRMGGARLRRFRKNVQMIFQDPYGSLNGLHTVGYILSRPLKIHGLARGRGVSEQVNSLLERVGLSPGASYAAKKPHELSGGQRQRVVIARALAARPELILADEPTSALDVSIRLDIMNLLLDLRDQEGLSMLFITHDLAGARYMADRIAVMYTGHIVEVGPADQVIDDPQMPYTRLLKSAAPKPEAGLHPERVEARGEVPDLTNLPPGCPFEPRCPHARPVCREGLPRMYDVGPGHQARCILHDPALAAQPPIHPEVTA, from the coding sequence ATGCTCTCGCCAGCGACTGACACGCGCATGAACGTCGGGACGGCCCTCGAAGCGCGGGGGCTGACCAAGGTCTTCAAGGTGGGCCGGGCGGGCAAGAGCGTCACCGCCGTCAATCACGTGGACCTTACCATCGGGCGCGGCGAGGTGCTGGGCCTGGTGGGCGAGTCGGGCTCGGGCAAGAGCACCATCGCCCGGCTGATCGGCCAGCTCTACGAGCCGACCTCGGGGACGATGCGCCTGGCGGGTGAGGACGTGCCGCTGCGGATGGGGGGCGCGCGGCTCAGGAGATTCCGCAAGAACGTCCAGATGATCTTCCAAGACCCCTACGGGAGCCTCAACGGGCTGCACACGGTGGGCTACATCCTGTCGCGCCCCCTGAAGATCCACGGGCTGGCGAGGGGGCGGGGTGTTTCGGAACAGGTCAACTCCCTGCTCGAACGGGTGGGCCTCTCGCCGGGCGCAAGCTACGCCGCCAAGAAGCCGCACGAGCTGTCGGGCGGGCAGCGGCAGCGGGTGGTTATCGCCCGTGCGCTCGCCGCGCGCCCCGAACTGATCCTCGCGGACGAGCCCACAAGCGCGCTCGACGTCTCCATCCGGCTTGACATCATGAACCTGCTCCTCGACCTGCGGGACCAGGAGGGGCTCTCGATGCTGTTCATCACCCACGACCTCGCGGGGGCGCGGTACATGGCCGACCGCATCGCGGTGATGTACACCGGGCACATCGTCGAGGTCGGCCCAGCCGACCAGGTGATCGACGACCCGCAGATGCCGTACACACGGCTGCTGAAGTCGGCGGCGCCCAAGCCCGAGGCGGGCCTGCACCCCGAGCGGGTCGAGGCGCGGGGCGAGGTGCCCGACCTCACCAACCTGCCGCCCGGCTGCCCCTTCGAGCCGAGGTGCCCGCACGCCCGGCCCGTCTGCCGCGAGGGGCTGCCGAGGATGTACGACGTGGGCCCGGGGCACCAGGCGCGCTGCATCCTGCATGACCCGGCATTGGCGGCCCAACCTCCCATTCATCCCGAGGTGACCGCGTGA
- a CDS encoding GH1 family beta-glucosidase, with product MTVSETEPVRKTDFPADFAWGTATAAYQIEGAVAEDGRSPSIWDTFSHTPGRVKNGENGDVACDHYHRWAEDLDLMAQLGLNAYRFSVAWPRVVPGGRGAVNARGLDFYDRLTDGLLSRGVDPYVTLYHWDLPQVLQDAGGWANRDTAYAFADYTDAVAGRLGDRVRGWITHNEPWCAAFLGNVVGVHAPGLQDLGTGLRASHHLLLSHGLGTEVIRAAVPNAQVGITLILGPHHPATDRPEDEAAARRGDGFLNRWFLDPVYGRGYPQDMLDLYRPYAPAFEEAIRPGDLETVAAPTDFLGVNYYQRTVVQDAPGENGLLGTRNLRPEGEYTAFDWEVYPDGLREILTRVHQDYAPPVMYVTENGAAYDDRPTPDGQIHDEPRRRYIERHLAACRDAMGAGVPLKGYFAWSLLDNFEWAEGYSKRFGLVRVDYPTQRRTVKDSGAWYGRLSRGAEE from the coding sequence GTGACCGTGAGCGAGACCGAGCCTGTACGCAAGACCGACTTTCCCGCCGACTTCGCCTGGGGCACGGCGACCGCCGCCTACCAGATCGAGGGCGCCGTGGCCGAGGACGGGCGTTCCCCGAGCATCTGGGACACCTTCAGCCACACGCCGGGGCGGGTGAAAAACGGCGAGAACGGCGACGTGGCCTGCGACCACTACCACCGTTGGGCGGAAGACCTGGACCTGATGGCGCAGCTTGGCCTGAACGCCTACCGCTTCTCGGTGGCGTGGCCGCGGGTGGTGCCGGGCGGGCGGGGGGCGGTGAACGCCAGGGGACTCGACTTCTACGACCGCCTGACGGACGGGCTGCTCTCCCGGGGCGTCGACCCCTACGTCACCCTCTACCACTGGGACCTTCCGCAGGTCCTCCAGGACGCGGGCGGCTGGGCGAACCGCGACACCGCTTATGCCTTCGCGGACTACACCGATGCCGTGGCGGGGCGGCTGGGGGACCGGGTCCGGGGCTGGATCACCCACAACGAGCCGTGGTGCGCGGCCTTCCTGGGGAACGTGGTGGGCGTCCACGCGCCGGGGTTGCAGGACCTGGGGACGGGCCTGCGCGCCTCACACCATCTCCTGCTCTCGCACGGGTTGGGAACGGAGGTGATTCGGGCGGCAGTGCCCAACGCCCAGGTCGGCATCACGCTGATCCTGGGGCCGCACCATCCGGCCACCGACCGCCCCGAGGACGAGGCCGCCGCCCGGCGCGGGGACGGCTTTCTCAACCGCTGGTTCCTCGATCCGGTGTACGGGCGTGGGTATCCACAAGACATGCTCGACCTGTACCGCCCCTATGCCCCAGCGTTCGAGGAGGCCATCCGGCCCGGCGACCTGGAGACCGTCGCCGCCCCGACCGACTTCCTGGGCGTGAACTACTACCAGCGCACGGTGGTTCAGGACGCGCCGGGCGAGAACGGGCTGCTCGGGACCCGCAACCTCCGGCCAGAAGGCGAATACACCGCCTTCGACTGGGAGGTCTATCCCGATGGCCTGCGTGAGATTCTGACCCGTGTGCACCAGGATTACGCCCCGCCCGTGATGTACGTCACCGAGAACGGCGCGGCCTACGACGACCGCCCCACCCCGGACGGCCAGATTCACGACGAGCCCCGCCGCCGCTACATCGAGCGCCACCTCGCGGCCTGCCGGGACGCGATGGGGGCCGGGGTGCCCCTGAAGGGCTACTTCGCCTGGAGCCTGCTTGACAACTTCGAGTGGGCCGAGGGGTACAGCAAACGCTTCGGCCTGGTGCGGGTGGACTACCCCACCCAGCGGCGGACCGTGAAGGACAGCGGCGCGTGGTACGGCCGCCTGAGCCGGGGGGCAGAGGAGTAG
- a CDS encoding glycoside hydrolase family 3 C-terminal domain-containing protein: MTSTGTRRSSIDALLDQMTLEEQVSLLAGADFWRTVPIPRLGIPSLKVTDGPAGARGGGPLVGGKRTAAFPVGIALGSTWNPELLHEIGQHLAREAQDKGAGVLLAPTLNLFRSTLNGRNFESYSEDPFLTGTLGTAYVRGLQSKGVAATVKHYVGNESEYQRNTISSDIPERALRELYLRPFEMTVKQGGAWAVMTGYNRLNGTYCSENARLIRGVLRGEWGFGGLVMSDWGGTHSAGESVRAGLDLEMPGPAKARATLLEEARNDEATRQAVREAARHVLRLIERTGTFDQPRDVRDEAERDEEYGSTRALIRRAGAEGTVLLRNEGGLLPLPRDAEVAVIGPNAAAGQVMGGGSAQMNAHRRVSPLEGLRAALGEENVTFAVGCDNDRFLPTLDVPVRIEYFGEGGEAIAAETRQGSEIMWFSFPEGVSPTAFRARLSLTLTVPGDGEYELSLFSAGLSRLAVDGKELIDHWTDWAPGDTYFGFGSDEVRVTRSLAAGEHQAVIEVTPKAVENSIAAFSAVRLGFRQPLPKGRLREAAERAAGADYAVVCVGTNGHWETEGVDRWGLNLPGNQDDLVRAVVAANPRTIVLLQTGGPVLMPWLDQVPALLQGWFPGQEAGHAFADVLLGHADPGGRLPQTFPARLPDDPTHPEAPDVQYPGENGHVEYKEGLYIGYRHVDRAGTTPLFPFGFGLSYASFELMDARLSAAEIGPGGEVSVIVLLKNSGERPGQQVVQVYVRDVETTLERPEKELKAFGKVTLQPGQVWQGYLQLDMRSLAYFDDARSAWVADAGAFEVLIGTSSADLPFALPLTLTGEWSEPVS; this comes from the coding sequence ATGACTTCCACCGGCACGCGCCGCTCCTCCATTGACGCCCTGCTCGACCAGATGACCCTGGAGGAACAGGTCTCGCTGCTGGCTGGAGCCGATTTCTGGAGAACAGTTCCCATTCCCCGCCTGGGCATTCCCTCCCTTAAGGTCACCGATGGACCGGCGGGGGCACGTGGCGGCGGTCCCCTCGTCGGCGGGAAGAGGACGGCGGCCTTCCCCGTCGGCATCGCCCTGGGAAGTACCTGGAACCCCGAACTCCTGCACGAGATCGGGCAGCATCTCGCCCGCGAGGCGCAGGACAAGGGCGCAGGCGTGCTGCTCGCCCCCACCCTGAACCTCTTTCGCTCGACGCTGAACGGGCGCAACTTCGAGAGCTACTCGGAGGACCCCTTCCTGACGGGCACGCTGGGCACCGCCTACGTGCGGGGGCTCCAGTCGAAGGGGGTGGCGGCCACCGTCAAGCACTACGTGGGCAACGAGTCCGAGTACCAGCGCAACACCATCTCCTCGGACATCCCCGAGCGGGCGCTGCGGGAACTGTACCTGCGGCCCTTCGAGATGACGGTGAAACAGGGTGGCGCCTGGGCGGTCATGACCGGGTACAACAGGCTCAATGGCACCTATTGCAGCGAGAATGCGCGGCTCATCCGGGGCGTCCTGCGCGGCGAGTGGGGCTTTGGCGGCCTGGTGATGAGCGACTGGGGCGGCACCCATTCCGCCGGAGAGAGCGTGCGGGCGGGGCTGGACCTGGAAATGCCCGGCCCGGCCAAGGCGCGGGCCACCCTGCTCGAAGAGGCCCGGAACGACGAGGCCACCCGGCAGGCGGTCCGCGAGGCCGCTCGTCATGTCCTGCGCCTCATTGAGCGCACCGGTACGTTCGACCAGCCCCGCGACGTGCGCGACGAGGCCGAGCGCGACGAGGAGTACGGAAGCACCCGGGCGCTCATCCGCCGCGCCGGGGCCGAGGGGACGGTGCTGCTCAGGAACGAGGGCGGGCTGCTGCCCCTGCCCAGGGACGCGGAAGTGGCCGTCATCGGGCCGAACGCGGCGGCCGGGCAGGTCATGGGCGGCGGCAGCGCGCAGATGAACGCGCACCGCCGCGTCTCTCCGCTGGAGGGGCTGCGCGCGGCGCTGGGCGAGGAGAACGTGACCTTTGCTGTCGGCTGCGACAACGACCGCTTCCTGCCCACCCTGGACGTTCCCGTGCGAATCGAGTATTTCGGGGAGGGCGGCGAAGCCATAGCGGCGGAGACGCGCCAGGGGAGCGAGATCATGTGGTTCTCCTTCCCCGAGGGCGTCTCCCCCACCGCCTTTCGTGCCCGCCTGAGCCTGACGCTGACGGTGCCCGGGGACGGCGAGTACGAGCTGAGCCTGTTCAGCGCGGGGCTGAGCCGCCTGGCCGTGGACGGGAAGGAGCTCATCGACCACTGGACGGACTGGGCGCCGGGCGACACCTACTTCGGCTTCGGCAGCGACGAGGTGCGGGTCACGCGAAGCCTGGCCGCCGGGGAACATCAGGCCGTCATCGAGGTCACCCCCAAAGCCGTGGAGAACTCCATCGCGGCCTTCAGCGCCGTGCGCCTGGGATTTCGCCAGCCGCTCCCGAAGGGCCGCCTGCGGGAGGCGGCGGAACGGGCAGCGGGTGCCGACTACGCCGTCGTCTGCGTGGGCACGAACGGGCACTGGGAGACCGAGGGCGTAGACCGCTGGGGGCTTAATCTGCCGGGCAATCAGGACGACCTCGTCCGCGCCGTCGTGGCCGCCAACCCGCGCACCATCGTCCTCCTCCAGACGGGCGGCCCGGTCCTGATGCCCTGGCTGGATCAGGTGCCCGCCCTGCTGCAGGGTTGGTTCCCCGGGCAGGAGGCCGGGCACGCCTTTGCGGACGTGCTGCTGGGCCACGCCGACCCCGGCGGGCGATTGCCGCAGACCTTCCCGGCGCGGCTCCCGGACGACCCCACCCACCCCGAGGCCCCCGACGTGCAGTACCCCGGCGAGAACGGGCACGTCGAGTACAAAGAAGGGCTCTACATCGGCTACCGCCACGTGGACCGGGCGGGAACCACGCCCCTGTTCCCCTTCGGCTTCGGGCTGAGTTATGCGAGCTTCGAGTTAATGGACGCGCGGCTCAGTGCCGCCGAGATCGGGCCGGGGGGCGAGGTGAGCGTGATTGTGCTGCTAAAGAACTCGGGCGAGCGCCCCGGGCAGCAGGTCGTGCAGGTCTACGTCCGCGACGTGGAGACGACGCTGGAGCGGCCCGAGAAGGAGCTGAAGGCGTTTGGGAAAGTCACTCTCCAGCCGGGGCAGGTGTGGCAGGGTTACCTCCAGCTCGACATGCGCTCGCTAGCCTACTTCGACGACGCGCGCAGCGCCTGGGTGGCCGACGCGGGGGCGTTCGAGGTGTTGATCGGGACGAGCAGCGCGGACCTTCCCTTCGCCCTGCCGCTGACCCTGACCGGGGAGTGGAGCGAGCCGGTGAGCTGA
- a CDS encoding aldo/keto reductase, translated as MEYRHLGRTGLQVSPLCLGTMNFGPETSEEDSYRIMDRALDLGLNFFDTANVYGWKQGEGVTEQIIGRWLEKNPAARGRIVLATKVYGKMGEGPNDQKLSAYHIRRACEDSLRRLKTDHIDLYQMHHIDRGTPWEEVWQAMEWLVAQGMVLYVGSSNFAGWNIAQANSVAAQRNFLGLVSEQSLYNLQARMIELEVIPACRAFGLGLIPWSPLGGGLLGGALQKAAGGRRSNERMQAQIEKHRPQLERYEALCRDLGEQPADVALAWLLSNPVVTAPIIGPRTMEQLEGNLRALDIQLSGDILKELDAIWPGPGGQAPEAYAW; from the coding sequence ATGGAGTACCGCCACCTCGGACGCACCGGCTTGCAGGTCAGCCCCCTCTGCCTGGGCACGATGAACTTCGGCCCCGAGACGAGCGAGGAGGACAGTTACCGCATCATGGACCGGGCGCTGGATCTCGGGCTCAACTTCTTCGACACCGCCAACGTCTACGGCTGGAAACAGGGCGAGGGCGTAACTGAACAGATCATCGGCCGCTGGCTGGAGAAGAACCCCGCGGCGCGAGGCCGGATCGTCCTCGCCACCAAGGTGTACGGCAAGATGGGCGAGGGACCCAACGACCAAAAGCTCTCGGCCTACCACATCCGCCGGGCGTGCGAGGACAGCCTGCGCCGCCTGAAGACCGACCACATCGACCTCTACCAGATGCACCACATCGACCGGGGCACGCCCTGGGAGGAGGTGTGGCAGGCGATGGAGTGGCTGGTGGCGCAGGGCATGGTGCTGTACGTGGGCTCCTCGAACTTCGCGGGCTGGAACATCGCGCAGGCGAACTCCGTCGCGGCGCAGCGCAACTTCCTGGGCCTGGTGTCCGAGCAGAGCCTGTACAACCTCCAGGCCCGCATGATCGAGCTGGAGGTGATCCCCGCCTGCCGGGCCTTTGGGCTGGGGCTGATCCCCTGGAGCCCGCTGGGCGGCGGCCTGCTGGGCGGGGCGCTGCAAAAGGCGGCGGGGGGGCGCCGGTCGAACGAGCGGATGCAGGCGCAGATCGAGAAGCACCGCCCCCAGCTGGAGCGCTACGAGGCGCTGTGCCGGGACCTGGGAGAGCAACCGGCGGACGTGGCGCTGGCCTGGCTGCTGAGCAACCCCGTCGTCACGGCCCCCATCATCGGGCCGCGGACGATGGAGCAACTGGAGGGGAACCTGCGGGCGCTGGACATCCAGCTCTCCGGGGACATCCTGAAGGAACTCGACGCCATCTGGCCGGGGCCGGGCGGGCAGGCCCCCGAGGCCTACGCCTGGTAA
- a CDS encoding Rad52/Rad22 family DNA repair protein → MSYQQLKEQLAAPFPSQRVSWKPQAFSRDRSSALMVAFVDARTVMERLDAVCPGDWTFDVKLFPGTPPTARGRLTVLGLTRSDVGEAGEGEAGTLKAAASDALKRCAVHFGVGRYLYDLPRAWVAWDEAKRAPAEPPKLPDWALPEDERVTGASHVIGALDALRSGLPQDVARLREVYRHVKAALDAAARTS, encoded by the coding sequence GTGTCCTACCAGCAACTCAAGGAGCAGCTCGCCGCGCCCTTTCCGTCGCAGCGCGTCTCCTGGAAACCCCAGGCGTTCAGCCGCGACCGGTCCTCGGCGCTGATGGTGGCGTTCGTGGACGCGCGAACGGTGATGGAGCGCCTGGACGCGGTCTGCCCGGGCGACTGGACCTTCGACGTGAAGCTCTTTCCCGGCACCCCGCCCACCGCCCGGGGCCGCCTGACCGTGCTGGGCCTCACCCGCAGCGACGTGGGCGAGGCGGGGGAAGGGGAGGCGGGCACCCTCAAAGCGGCGGCGAGCGACGCCCTCAAGCGCTGCGCCGTGCATTTCGGGGTGGGCCGCTACCTGTACGACCTGCCGCGCGCCTGGGTCGCCTGGGACGAGGCCAAACGCGCGCCCGCCGAGCCCCCGAAGCTGCCCGACTGGGCGCTCCCGGAAGACGAGCGGGTGACCGGGGCGTCGCACGTGATCGGCGCGCTCGACGCGCTGCGCTCCGGCCTGCCACAGGACGTGGCGAGGCTGCGCGAGGTGTACCGTCACGTCAAGGCGGCGCTGGACGCGGCGGCGCGAACCTCCTGA
- a CDS encoding MBL fold metallo-hydrolase, whose amino-acid sequence MPAPLRISEHVYALPIEATLMGGPTTIFPALILDGAKGATLVDTGIPGMQDAFRDALEALGLGWGDVRRIIVTHHDLDHIGSLPAIVAATGAEVLALDAEVPYVQGDRPGQKQPSPQMLASMPPEMVARFSNPPRAAVTRPLRDGEVLDLAGGVRVVATPGHTEGHLSLLVVQDGVLISGDALTSAGGQLHGPMERATPDMAWARESVRKLAGLPVTAVLTYHGGLVREDVAGQLARVAGEAS is encoded by the coding sequence ATGCCTGCGCCCCTGCGAATCAGCGAGCACGTCTATGCCCTGCCCATCGAGGCGACGTTGATGGGCGGCCCCACCACGATCTTCCCCGCCCTGATTCTCGACGGGGCGAAGGGCGCCACGCTGGTGGACACTGGCATCCCCGGCATGCAGGACGCCTTCCGGGACGCGCTGGAGGCCCTGGGGCTGGGCTGGGGGGACGTGCGGCGGATCATCGTGACGCACCACGACCTCGACCACATCGGGTCGCTGCCCGCCATTGTGGCCGCCACGGGCGCGGAGGTGCTGGCGCTGGATGCGGAGGTGCCCTACGTCCAGGGCGACCGGCCCGGCCAGAAGCAGCCCTCGCCGCAGATGCTCGCCAGCATGCCGCCCGAGATGGTGGCCCGCTTCTCCAACCCGCCCCGGGCCGCCGTGACCCGCCCGCTGCGCGACGGCGAGGTGCTGGACCTGGCGGGCGGCGTGCGGGTCGTGGCGACGCCCGGGCACACCGAGGGCCACCTCAGCCTCTTGGTGGTGCAAGACGGCGTGCTGATCTCCGGCGACGCCCTGACGAGTGCGGGGGGACAGCTTCACGGGCCGATGGAGCGGGCGACCCCCGACATGGCGTGGGCGCGGGAGAGCGTTCGCAAGCTCGCGGGGCTTCCCGTCACCGCCGTGCTGACCTATCACGGCGGGCTGGTGCGGGAGGACGTGGCGGGCCAACTCGCGCGGGTGGCGGGGGAGGCGAGCTGA
- a CDS encoding glycoside hydrolase family 125 protein gives MRGALEGLVREVRRLLPDQPDVARVFAGCLPNTLETTVTRRPDGTTFVITGDIPAMWLRDSAAQVWPYVELAAHDPELRAMLAGLIRRQARCLLLDPYANAFNAEPRGPGHADEPPAHLLVWERKFEIDSLCYPLRLAHRYWQATGDTAPLHGEFREAARTILDTLRCEQHHTECSPYRFHRPNPVLPTDNLPNGGEGNPVGYTGMVWSAFRPSDDACTYNYNVPGNMMACVELAHLGEMAGEVWGDTGMEREAFALRDDIEAGIERFGALNHPEFGRMYAYETDGLGRHLLMDDANVPSLLSIPYLGYRPAHDPTYRNTRRFVLSPANPSFFSGTQASGVGSPHTPPGYVWPIALAIQGLTATDPDERSSLVRTLTDTTAGTGLMHESFDPDDPATFTRPWFGWANSLYAELVLRHVVRMGASTA, from the coding sequence GTGAGGGGGGCTCTCGAAGGTCTCGTCCGGGAGGTTCGGCGCCTGCTACCCGATCAGCCCGACGTGGCGCGGGTCTTCGCGGGCTGCCTGCCCAACACCCTGGAGACGACGGTAACGCGGCGGCCGGACGGCACGACCTTCGTGATCACCGGCGATATCCCCGCTATGTGGCTGCGCGACAGCGCGGCCCAGGTCTGGCCCTACGTGGAATTGGCCGCCCACGACCCCGAGCTGCGCGCGATGCTCGCCGGGCTGATCCGGAGACAGGCCCGCTGCCTCCTGCTCGACCCCTACGCCAACGCCTTCAACGCCGAGCCGCGCGGCCCCGGCCACGCCGACGAGCCGCCCGCTCATCTCCTGGTCTGGGAGCGCAAGTTCGAGATCGACTCGCTGTGTTACCCCCTTCGCCTCGCCCACCGCTACTGGCAGGCGACGGGGGACACGGCGCCCCTGCACGGCGAATTCCGGGAGGCCGCAAGGACCATCCTGGACACCCTGCGCTGCGAGCAGCACCACACCGAGTGCAGCCCCTACCGCTTCCATCGCCCCAACCCGGTGCTGCCCACCGACAACCTGCCGAACGGGGGAGAGGGCAACCCGGTCGGGTACACCGGCATGGTCTGGTCAGCGTTTCGCCCCAGCGACGACGCCTGCACCTACAACTACAACGTGCCCGGCAACATGATGGCCTGCGTGGAACTCGCCCACCTCGGGGAGATGGCGGGGGAAGTCTGGGGGGACACGGGGATGGAGCGCGAGGCCTTTGCCCTGCGCGACGACATCGAGGCGGGGATCGAGCGGTTTGGCGCGCTGAACCACCCCGAGTTCGGGCGGATGTACGCCTACGAGACGGACGGGCTGGGCCGTCACCTGCTCATGGACGACGCGAACGTGCCCAGCCTGCTCTCGATTCCCTACCTGGGCTACCGCCCCGCCCACGATCCCACCTACCGGAACACGCGCCGCTTCGTGCTGAGTCCGGCCAACCCGTCCTTCTTCTCAGGCACGCAGGCGAGCGGGGTGGGCAGCCCCCACACACCCCCCGGCTACGTCTGGCCCATCGCGCTCGCCATCCAGGGGTTGACCGCGACGGACCCGGACGAGCGGTCCAGCCTCGTGCGGACGCTGACGGACACCACCGCCGGGACGGGCCTGATGCACGAGTCCTTCGACCCGGACGACCCGGCAACCTTTACCCGCCCCTGGTTCGGCTGGGCGAACAGTCTGTACGCGGAACTCGTGCTGCGCCACGTCGTCAGGATGGGCGCGTCCACCGCCTGA